In Burkholderia pyrrocinia, the following proteins share a genomic window:
- a CDS encoding ATP-binding protein produces the protein MIELSTRRLIELCPGPPRLQRAIDDNAPAVLIAGNGASSSASVALLQCEYALRPVLRAGWCAVPQTIVSHGGDAALVLTDPGGTPLSVGGVSQEGPAAFLRLAIALATAVDAMHAAGVVHRALVPHRFLVDSDGRAFLTGFGYAACSGTIGPLGDAGLDWDDTHFLYMAPELGARPNRCVDARADLYALGCILHEQLAGVPPSGVTDAAARVHAHATHSARASRELARLVPEQISRIVMKLLEHAPEQRYGTAAGLVADLRRCERAYRRDGRIPMFAIDGPTALQRVQQADHAAGREDRIDGLPAPCRGVAAGAEAETRNPAGSRLHELDVRAVLDISNALASDIVPARLVETLLRTTLESAGAEHGALAVLRHGVWHVPARADLIDGTIVVMQEPVSFTADVLPVSLVQAVARTRDAAVIDDASASPVLALDPYVRRRRSRSVMCVPLMRYATLVGVLYMENNLAARMFTAAKAALVEVIASQAAFALENARLYEELLEQNRQRAHAEEQLRAALAGLERASRLTAMGELVASVVHEVGQPIAAVDTSASAALRWLNREPPDIGEAREMLVHINRGAARAKRIIQSLRAKSRKAAPPFSTVDLVEAVRDAATLVARQLDAFGVVLEQHSQDSPVYVYGDRIQLQQVVINLLANGAESMAELDTARRLSLACEAVGVDSVRVTVEDFGGGIAPDIADRLLEPLFTTKENGMGMGLAVSHSIVDAHGGTLTLSPREDTGTRATVILPRADP, from the coding sequence ATGATCGAACTTTCGACACGACGCTTGATTGAACTTTGCCCCGGGCCGCCGCGGCTGCAACGTGCGATCGATGACAATGCACCTGCCGTCCTGATCGCCGGCAACGGTGCGTCGTCGTCCGCCTCCGTCGCACTGCTGCAATGCGAATATGCGTTGCGCCCGGTACTGCGCGCCGGCTGGTGCGCCGTTCCACAAACGATCGTGTCGCACGGCGGCGACGCCGCGCTCGTACTGACCGATCCGGGGGGAACGCCGCTTTCCGTTGGCGGTGTGTCGCAGGAAGGGCCGGCCGCGTTTCTGCGACTCGCGATTGCGCTCGCGACGGCGGTGGATGCAATGCACGCGGCCGGTGTCGTGCATCGCGCACTCGTGCCGCATCGCTTCCTGGTAGATAGTGACGGCCGTGCGTTCCTGACCGGCTTCGGCTACGCCGCCTGCTCCGGCACGATCGGCCCGTTGGGCGACGCCGGACTCGATTGGGACGACACGCATTTCCTCTACATGGCGCCGGAACTCGGCGCGCGTCCGAACCGATGTGTCGACGCGCGGGCCGACCTCTACGCGCTCGGGTGCATTCTCCATGAGCAACTGGCCGGTGTGCCGCCGTCTGGCGTGACCGACGCCGCCGCACGCGTGCATGCGCACGCCACGCATTCGGCGCGGGCGTCTCGCGAGCTTGCCCGGCTCGTACCCGAACAGATCTCGCGGATCGTGATGAAGTTGCTCGAACACGCCCCGGAGCAACGCTACGGGACTGCCGCGGGCCTCGTTGCCGATCTGCGGCGATGCGAACGGGCCTATCGCCGTGACGGTCGCATTCCGATGTTCGCGATCGACGGACCGACGGCGCTGCAACGTGTGCAGCAGGCCGATCATGCGGCGGGCCGCGAAGACAGAATCGACGGGTTGCCCGCGCCGTGCCGTGGCGTCGCCGCTGGCGCAGAGGCGGAAACGCGCAATCCTGCCGGGAGCCGTTTGCACGAACTGGACGTCCGGGCAGTGCTGGACATCTCGAACGCGCTTGCGAGCGACATCGTGCCGGCGCGCCTCGTGGAGACGCTGTTGCGCACGACGCTCGAAAGCGCCGGGGCCGAACACGGCGCGCTCGCGGTGCTGCGCCACGGCGTCTGGCATGTGCCGGCGCGCGCTGATTTGATCGACGGTACGATCGTCGTGATGCAAGAGCCGGTGTCTTTCACGGCGGACGTGCTTCCCGTTTCGCTCGTGCAGGCGGTTGCGCGTACGCGGGACGCCGCGGTGATCGACGATGCCTCCGCGTCGCCGGTCCTTGCGCTAGATCCCTACGTTCGGCGCAGGCGTTCCCGTTCGGTGATGTGCGTGCCGTTGATGCGTTATGCGACGCTCGTCGGGGTTCTATATATGGAGAACAATCTGGCGGCGCGGATGTTTACAGCGGCGAAGGCGGCCCTGGTGGAAGTGATCGCGTCGCAGGCCGCGTTCGCGCTCGAGAATGCGCGACTCTACGAGGAACTGCTCGAACAGAACCGTCAGCGTGCGCATGCCGAGGAGCAATTGCGTGCCGCACTTGCCGGTCTCGAGCGTGCCAGCCGCCTGACAGCGATGGGCGAACTCGTCGCGTCTGTCGTTCATGAAGTTGGACAGCCGATTGCTGCCGTCGATACGTCGGCGAGCGCCGCGTTGCGCTGGCTGAACCGGGAGCCTCCGGACATCGGCGAAGCGCGGGAGATGCTCGTGCACATCAACCGGGGGGCGGCGCGAGCCAAGCGCATCATCCAGTCACTGCGCGCGAAGTCACGCAAAGCCGCGCCGCCGTTCTCGACAGTCGATCTCGTCGAGGCCGTCCGCGACGCTGCGACGCTTGTCGCGCGGCAACTCGACGCGTTCGGCGTCGTGTTGGAGCAGCACAGCCAGGACAGCCCCGTCTACGTGTACGGCGACCGTATCCAGCTCCAGCAGGTCGTGATCAATCTGCTCGCGAACGGCGCCGAATCGATGGCGGAGCTTGACACGGCGCGTCGCCTCTCGCTTGCCTGTGAAGCGGTTGGCGTTGACAGCGTACGCGTGACCGTGGAGGATTTCGGCGGCGGGATTGCGCCGGACATTGCAGACCGGCTGCTCGAGCCGCTCTTTACGACCAAGGAGAACGGGATGGGCATGGGCCTCGCCGTCTCGCATTCGATCGTCGACGCGCACGGCGGGACGCTGACGTTGTCGCCCCGCGAGGACACCGGCACGCGCGCGACCGTCATTCTGCCGCGCGCCGATCCATGA
- a CDS encoding DUF4148 domain-containing protein encodes MNTFKITFALAALAMTASAHAASPVDSISGNFDAQTANQWAPVAMASMAKTRAEVRQELTLARQNGEIEAIRKLYSGH; translated from the coding sequence ATGAATACTTTCAAGATCACCTTCGCGCTCGCCGCGCTTGCGATGACGGCCTCGGCCCATGCGGCCTCCCCCGTTGATTCGATCTCGGGAAATTTCGATGCCCAGACCGCGAACCAATGGGCACCGGTCGCAATGGCATCGATGGCAAAGACGCGCGCGGAAGTACGCCAGGAGCTCACGCTGGCGCGACAGAACGGCGAGATCGAGGCCATCAGGAAACTCTATTCCGGGCATTGA
- a CDS encoding RNA polymerase sigma factor, translated as MKQTELSMMLPDMLPRFRSFSMRLTGNRYDAEELVQRACIRALERAHQLRSDTSPVSWVFSIIHSIWLNELRQRNHRERLLLEWSDALLETVADPRSTSETGLAVRQIVDAVERLPESQRIALLLVSIDGFSYQEAAATLDIPVGTIMSRISRARKAIRMALDASGASRMQPGNVLEIATRG; from the coding sequence ATGAAGCAAACCGAACTTTCAATGATGCTTCCCGATATGCTGCCCCGCTTCCGGTCGTTCTCAATGCGGTTGACCGGGAACCGATACGATGCGGAAGAGCTCGTGCAGCGCGCTTGCATTCGCGCACTCGAGCGGGCTCATCAGCTACGTTCCGACACGTCGCCGGTGAGTTGGGTCTTCTCGATCATCCATTCGATATGGCTCAACGAATTGCGACAGCGCAATCATCGCGAGCGCCTGCTGCTCGAGTGGAGCGACGCGTTGCTGGAAACAGTCGCCGATCCCCGCTCCACGTCCGAAACCGGCCTGGCCGTCCGGCAGATCGTCGATGCCGTGGAGCGGTTACCGGAATCCCAGCGCATCGCACTGTTACTCGTCAGCATCGATGGGTTCAGCTATCAGGAAGCAGCCGCTACGCTCGACATCCCCGTCGGCACCATCATGAGCCGGATATCGCGCGCGCGCAAAGCGATTCGCATGGCGCTCGATGCGTCCGGCGCATCGCGCATGCAGCCGGGAAACGTCCTCGAAATCGCGACCCGCGGATGA
- a CDS encoding universal stress protein, whose translation MLLVYDGTDEAQAALARCSALSRALSAAVDVVAVVDPVTANAQSAGLLSELAHHRLEEFARRELQCAVGKLADDGIAACGYVRFGRAADAIAAHAMTTRPDMIVVGHCARSGFARWWRERPVHVDLAERLRGTALIVVTAPST comes from the coding sequence ATGCTACTCGTCTATGACGGGACCGATGAGGCTCAGGCCGCACTCGCGCGATGTTCAGCGCTTTCGCGGGCATTGTCTGCCGCGGTCGACGTCGTGGCCGTGGTCGACCCCGTCACCGCGAACGCACAGTCGGCCGGACTGCTCAGCGAGCTTGCCCATCATCGACTCGAGGAATTCGCGCGCCGCGAACTTCAGTGTGCGGTCGGCAAACTAGCGGACGATGGCATCGCCGCGTGCGGCTACGTGCGGTTCGGACGCGCAGCCGACGCCATCGCGGCACATGCGATGACCACCCGTCCGGATATGATCGTTGTCGGGCATTGCGCCCGCAGCGGATTCGCGCGCTGGTGGCGCGAGCGTCCCGTTCACGTCGACCTGGCCGAGCGTCTTCGCGGTACGGCACTGATCGTCGTGACAGCCCCGTCGACCTAG
- a CDS encoding DUF3331 domain-containing protein, which translates to MQGLPEADIVVRTLIHVLDPSLEQRDVCLRAQRARYKARRFGLRQCDEHDALVRVEPLSSIAVTERLSLSMISVSWSDSRSGRYTEQIWCRSRARAPAVCALTGCAIQRGDPVFRPRASDVCLSANRQRMILAASVGASRA; encoded by the coding sequence ATGCAGGGACTGCCTGAAGCGGACATCGTGGTTCGCACGCTGATCCATGTCCTCGATCCTTCGTTGGAACAACGCGATGTTTGCTTGCGAGCGCAGCGCGCACGATACAAGGCGCGTCGCTTCGGCCTGCGTCAATGCGATGAGCATGACGCGCTCGTGCGAGTCGAGCCGCTTTCCAGCATCGCGGTGACGGAGCGCCTTTCGTTATCCATGATCAGCGTTTCATGGAGCGACTCGCGTTCAGGGCGTTATACCGAGCAAATCTGGTGCAGGAGCCGTGCGCGTGCGCCGGCGGTCTGCGCACTGACGGGCTGCGCAATACAACGCGGCGATCCCGTGTTTCGGCCGCGTGCGAGCGATGTTTGTCTGTCCGCCAACCGGCAGCGAATGATTCTTGCCGCGAGCGTGGGTGCCAGCCGAGCCTAG
- a CDS encoding BON domain-containing protein produces the protein MKFRQFVVSGGLAVVLTACVNLQAFADERPDATSADVAVTSTPATGTAKKAVRTANRTFSRSVQKALSRTKGLEGKAITAFGNASTGRVTLAGQVESEDQDRLAVEAAKKVRGVTSVNSRITLRSEGGA, from the coding sequence ATGAAATTCCGACAATTCGTCGTAAGTGGCGGCCTGGCCGTCGTCCTGACTGCCTGCGTGAATCTGCAAGCATTTGCAGACGAACGGCCCGATGCAACGAGTGCAGATGTCGCGGTAACGTCGACCCCGGCGACCGGCACGGCGAAAAAGGCGGTGCGCACCGCCAATCGAACGTTCTCGCGGTCGGTTCAGAAAGCACTGTCCCGGACCAAGGGGCTGGAAGGGAAAGCGATCACGGCATTCGGCAATGCGTCGACCGGGCGGGTGACACTGGCAGGCCAGGTGGAAAGCGAAGATCAGGATCGTCTGGCGGTCGAGGCGGCCAAGAAGGTCCGCGGCGTCACGTCGGTGAACAGCAGGATCACGCTGCGATCGGAAGGCGGCGCCTGA
- a CDS encoding ATP-binding protein yields MNNELDDSCSAFAARTTWKSLSDASGPEMTPVFEELMSQSLLALDMHVLRHVSNTMATEVPPARRVGKLLEAAIQGAAATWGVIAVIRESGWEGVADATVADSPHVDRLPIDRLPVPIIAAAVHLRNGLVLRDACIADRWRTDDYVRRCKPRSVICVPIRCNGALMGALYLEHGGLPGNFTPAKIALVEIIALHAGFVLENLRLHDELAAQHARLSSTEAAMRDTLSEMDRAGRLTAYGELAASIVHEVAQPVTAIDTSARAGLKWLNRSAPNIDAAREMLAHICACAVRARNIISALRAKARHAAPVFAVFDLADALCEAAEILESTLDAMKVSLRVDGCSSPMPMCGERIQLQQAIISLLMNGAESMLCRPEHERVLVLTCESGQNLLHIRIDDSGDGFDPQLAERIFEPLFTTKPHGMGMGLSICNSIVDAHHGQLELTPRLEGGTRATVTLPLFSM; encoded by the coding sequence ATGAACAACGAACTCGACGATTCCTGCAGCGCTTTCGCTGCGCGGACTACCTGGAAATCGCTCTCCGACGCGAGCGGTCCTGAAATGACCCCGGTCTTCGAGGAACTCATGTCTCAATCGCTGCTCGCGCTGGACATGCACGTGTTGCGGCACGTTTCCAATACGATGGCGACCGAGGTTCCGCCCGCGAGACGCGTCGGGAAATTGCTCGAGGCTGCGATCCAGGGGGCGGCGGCTACGTGGGGCGTGATTGCGGTCATTCGCGAAAGCGGCTGGGAGGGGGTCGCCGATGCGACGGTGGCGGATTCGCCGCACGTGGACCGGCTGCCGATCGACCGGCTGCCGGTCCCCATCATTGCCGCCGCCGTCCATCTACGCAACGGACTGGTGCTGCGCGATGCCTGCATTGCCGACCGTTGGCGGACGGACGATTATGTGCGCCGCTGCAAGCCGCGCTCGGTGATCTGCGTGCCGATACGGTGCAATGGCGCATTGATGGGCGCCCTGTATCTGGAACACGGGGGCCTGCCGGGCAACTTCACACCGGCGAAAATCGCGTTGGTCGAGATCATTGCGCTGCATGCCGGGTTCGTTCTGGAGAACCTTCGTCTTCACGACGAGCTTGCCGCGCAGCACGCCCGCTTGAGCAGCACCGAAGCCGCCATGCGCGACACGCTTTCCGAAATGGATCGCGCCGGCCGGCTGACAGCCTACGGCGAGCTGGCGGCTTCGATCGTGCATGAAGTCGCCCAACCCGTCACTGCGATCGACACATCCGCGCGCGCCGGGCTGAAATGGCTCAACCGCAGCGCGCCGAATATCGATGCCGCCCGCGAGATGCTCGCCCACATCTGTGCATGCGCCGTGCGCGCGCGGAACATCATCAGCGCATTGCGTGCCAAGGCACGGCACGCGGCGCCTGTCTTCGCCGTGTTCGATCTTGCGGATGCACTCTGCGAGGCGGCCGAGATACTGGAAAGCACGCTGGACGCGATGAAGGTGAGCTTGCGCGTTGACGGATGCTCGTCGCCGATGCCGATGTGCGGCGAACGCATCCAGCTGCAGCAGGCCATCATCAGCCTGCTGATGAATGGCGCGGAATCCATGCTTTGCAGACCTGAACATGAACGCGTCCTCGTACTGACATGCGAATCCGGTCAGAACCTCTTGCACATTCGCATCGACGATAGCGGCGACGGCTTCGATCCACAGCTGGCAGAGCGCATCTTCGAACCGCTATTCACCACCAAGCCCCATGGCATGGGCATGGGGCTTTCCATCTGCAACTCCATCGTGGACGCGCACCACGGGCAACTGGAGCTGACGCCTCGTCTGGAGGGCGGTACCCGGGCAACGGTGACGCTCCCGCTTTTTTCCATGTGA
- a CDS encoding TetR family transcriptional regulator, whose product MAQAAKGKAVRGTGVREAAAQETRDKILRAATKVFARYGYEGGSVERISRLAKSHDRMIYYYYGSKEGLFVAVLEGIYRRMDEAEVKMAPDPSVPVEALKSVIRFKLDYYWRNPDFITLLNTENLHKGKHLSKLERRGEYSSHAVQIVAKILENGVEQGLFRKDLNARDVFLLIISAAYFYTSNRYTLSAFLGEELNAPDAVRHWEAFVIDSVLRIVRKDASAND is encoded by the coding sequence ATGGCTCAAGCAGCAAAAGGCAAGGCTGTGCGCGGAACCGGTGTCCGGGAGGCAGCGGCACAGGAAACCCGCGACAAGATTCTTCGTGCGGCGACCAAGGTCTTCGCGCGTTACGGCTACGAAGGCGGCAGTGTGGAAAGGATTTCCAGGCTGGCGAAGTCCCATGACCGGATGATCTACTACTACTACGGGAGCAAGGAAGGCCTGTTCGTTGCGGTGCTCGAAGGCATCTATCGACGGATGGACGAGGCGGAAGTCAAGATGGCGCCCGATCCTTCGGTTCCCGTGGAAGCGCTCAAATCCGTGATTCGCTTCAAGCTGGATTATTATTGGCGCAATCCCGATTTCATCACGCTGCTGAACACGGAGAACCTGCACAAGGGCAAGCACTTGTCCAAGCTCGAGCGCCGGGGCGAATACTCGTCGCATGCGGTGCAGATCGTCGCGAAGATTCTCGAAAACGGCGTCGAGCAAGGCCTGTTCCGCAAGGACCTGAATGCGCGCGACGTTTTCCTGCTGATCATCTCGGCAGCGTATTTTTATACGTCGAACCGCTATACGTTGTCCGCGTTCCTCGGCGAGGAACTGAATGCGCCAGATGCCGTGCGTCATTGGGAGGCATTCGTCATCGACAGCGTGCTGCGGATCGTCCGCAAGGATGCGTCGGCCAACGACTAG
- a CDS encoding FAD binding domain-containing protein: MNYLRANTIEEVLDGLAAQPRPRIVCGATDVFADIGLVPARSAWVDISRVDALHGIEQRDGVARIGAASTWEAIARTAWLPVALTEAAASVGPRQIRVQGTIGGNVCHASPVADGIPALLALDARVELASMRGVRCLPLADFLLGSRQTALHADELLVAILFAQPRAQDRTSFVKCTNRDGAAIAVVSAAAHLRVCADGTVETATVAIGGATGVALRIRSLEAALAGRRREDLASVIEAAPLAELSPIDDCRATALHRIHLARLAVTRAFTCCIEENARGASTA, from the coding sequence ATGAACTACCTTCGCGCCAACACCATCGAGGAAGTGCTAGACGGGCTTGCGGCGCAGCCGCGGCCGCGCATCGTTTGCGGAGCCACCGATGTCTTCGCCGATATCGGGCTGGTGCCCGCCCGATCGGCATGGGTGGATATCAGCCGCGTCGACGCCTTGCACGGCATCGAGCAGCGCGACGGCGTTGCCCGTATCGGTGCCGCGAGCACCTGGGAAGCCATCGCCCGGACAGCCTGGTTACCCGTGGCGCTCACGGAGGCAGCAGCTTCCGTCGGGCCCCGGCAAATTCGCGTCCAGGGCACCATCGGCGGAAACGTGTGCCACGCTTCTCCCGTGGCGGACGGTATCCCTGCGCTGCTGGCACTCGACGCTCGCGTCGAGCTGGCGAGCATGCGGGGCGTGCGCTGCTTGCCATTGGCCGATTTCCTGCTGGGCAGCCGCCAGACCGCGTTGCATGCGGACGAACTGCTGGTCGCCATCCTGTTTGCGCAACCGCGCGCGCAAGATCGGACGTCGTTCGTCAAATGCACGAATCGCGACGGCGCAGCGATCGCCGTCGTTTCGGCCGCCGCGCATCTGCGCGTGTGCGCGGACGGCACGGTAGAGACGGCCACCGTTGCCATCGGTGGCGCAACCGGCGTTGCGCTTCGGATACGGTCGCTCGAGGCGGCGCTGGCGGGCCGGCGGCGCGAAGATCTGGCCAGCGTGATCGAAGCGGCACCCCTTGCGGAACTGTCCCCGATCGACGACTGCCGGGCGACAGCGTTGCATCGCATTCATCTCGCGCGGCTGGCGGTCACGCGCGCTTTCACATGCTGCATCGAGGAGAACGCACGTGGCGCATCCACTGCTTGA
- a CDS encoding molybdopterin-dependent oxidoreductase, translated as MAHPLLDELADVRETTAGGSAPVSPELDWFELNGTRLRLPADHSQRLVDYLRADLRQFGTKEGCRQGDCGSCTVIVDDDARYACLIPVGQVAGRRVVTVEGLADGTRCGNRLQQAFLAHQAVQCGFCTPGMLTASAAAIDAARVTDRASARAAIDGVLCRCTGYQKIVDAVTEVGCGAAARCRTVAPSEGPSVGVPLTRLDGPEKVDGSQRFGADAYPADSLFLRAIRCPHHRARFGFGDLDTYVDAHPGVHRILTHADVLGMNLHGVATPYADQPVLPETETRHHLEAVALVVGERAAIAALDLERFPVSWEPLKPVLAIAEAVLDESPQLHADRPGNVLIEGRVRRGDPEGATQGARHVVSATFESSFVEHAYLEPEAGWARREGDTIEIHSSTQAPHPHRGDLARILAVPPEQVRVVATAVGGGFGGKLDMTVQPLLAIAAWHLDKPVVMVLSREESMATSTKRHPGRMTSSMAADADGRLRAVTFDGDFNTGAFASWGTAVANRVPVHAGGPYVIPHYTARARAIHTHVTAAGAFRGFGVPQTTMSQEQLIDELALKAGIDPLEFRAMNALRPGDTLPTGQVLDDSAGLVACLDALRPAWREAHARIATLNAASPGHIRHGVGLAAFFYGCGNTALPNPSTVRFGIRSDGTIVLHQGAVDAGQGANTVIPQIAADALGVPVDRLRIVGPDTSLTPDCGRTSASRQTFVTGRAAFLAGTALRHRLLALAGAAPDARISSDTRGIAVDGNALDLRTLPVDANGYVVAAEESFDPPTTSLDASGQGTPYATYAFGAQIAEVAVDCESGRVRVLKVVAAHDVGRMVNPTLLEGQVEGAVAQGIGMALMEKYHPGQYNNLHDYVIPTVHDMPDVQSIFIEAPTAIGPYGAKGIGEPALVPTAAAILNAIHDATGVRVREAPATPDVVRLALATRNQPSGLR; from the coding sequence GTGGCGCATCCACTGCTTGACGAGCTTGCCGACGTTCGCGAAACCACCGCAGGCGGCAGCGCTCCGGTTTCGCCGGAACTCGACTGGTTCGAACTCAACGGCACGCGGCTGCGCCTGCCGGCAGACCACTCGCAGCGGCTGGTCGACTACCTGCGCGCGGACTTGCGGCAGTTCGGAACCAAGGAAGGTTGCCGCCAGGGCGACTGCGGAAGCTGTACCGTGATCGTCGATGACGACGCGCGTTATGCCTGCCTGATTCCCGTGGGACAGGTTGCGGGGCGCCGTGTCGTCACCGTCGAAGGCCTCGCCGACGGCACCCGGTGCGGCAACCGCCTGCAACAGGCGTTTCTCGCGCATCAGGCGGTGCAATGCGGCTTCTGCACGCCCGGCATGCTCACGGCATCGGCGGCGGCAATCGACGCCGCCCGGGTGACCGACCGCGCCAGTGCGCGGGCCGCCATCGACGGCGTGCTATGCCGATGCACGGGCTACCAGAAGATCGTCGACGCCGTGACGGAGGTGGGATGCGGCGCCGCCGCGCGGTGCCGGACGGTTGCCCCGTCCGAAGGGCCGTCGGTCGGCGTACCGCTGACGCGCCTCGACGGGCCCGAAAAGGTCGATGGCAGCCAGCGTTTCGGCGCCGATGCCTATCCGGCCGACAGCCTGTTCCTGCGCGCGATCCGTTGTCCGCATCACCGCGCGCGATTCGGGTTCGGCGATCTCGACACATATGTCGACGCCCATCCGGGCGTGCATCGTATCCTCACCCACGCCGATGTGCTCGGCATGAATCTGCACGGTGTCGCGACACCATACGCGGACCAGCCCGTCCTTCCGGAGACGGAGACGCGCCACCATCTCGAGGCGGTGGCGCTGGTGGTTGGCGAACGCGCCGCAATCGCGGCGCTCGACCTGGAGCGCTTTCCGGTGAGTTGGGAACCGCTGAAGCCGGTTCTCGCGATCGCCGAGGCCGTGCTGGACGAAAGTCCGCAGCTGCACGCCGATCGTCCCGGCAATGTGCTGATCGAAGGACGGGTGCGCCGCGGCGACCCGGAAGGCGCGACGCAAGGCGCCCGTCACGTCGTAAGCGCGACGTTCGAATCCAGCTTCGTCGAGCATGCCTACCTCGAGCCCGAGGCCGGCTGGGCTCGACGCGAGGGCGACACCATCGAAATCCATTCGTCCACGCAGGCACCCCATCCGCATCGCGGCGATCTCGCGCGCATTCTTGCCGTCCCGCCGGAGCAGGTACGCGTCGTGGCGACTGCGGTCGGTGGCGGCTTCGGCGGCAAGCTCGACATGACGGTCCAACCGCTGCTCGCGATCGCGGCCTGGCATCTCGACAAGCCCGTCGTCATGGTGTTGTCGCGCGAGGAATCGATGGCCACGTCGACCAAGCGCCATCCCGGCCGAATGACGTCCAGCATGGCCGCCGATGCCGATGGCCGACTCCGTGCCGTGACGTTCGACGGCGACTTCAATACCGGCGCGTTCGCGTCCTGGGGCACGGCCGTCGCCAATCGGGTACCGGTGCATGCCGGCGGCCCATACGTCATTCCGCACTACACGGCGCGTGCACGTGCGATTCATACGCACGTCACGGCCGCGGGCGCATTCCGGGGCTTCGGCGTACCGCAAACGACGATGTCGCAGGAACAACTCATCGACGAGCTGGCGCTCAAGGCCGGCATCGATCCGCTCGAGTTCCGCGCGATGAACGCACTGCGGCCGGGGGACACGCTGCCGACGGGACAAGTCCTGGACGACAGCGCGGGCCTCGTCGCGTGCCTCGATGCGCTGCGACCGGCGTGGCGTGAAGCGCACGCCCGCATCGCCACGCTGAATGCAGCGTCGCCGGGTCATATTCGCCATGGCGTCGGTCTGGCAGCGTTCTTCTATGGTTGCGGCAACACCGCATTGCCGAACCCGTCGACCGTCCGCTTCGGCATCCGGTCCGACGGCACGATCGTCTTGCACCAGGGTGCTGTGGACGCCGGCCAGGGCGCAAACACGGTCATTCCACAAATCGCAGCCGATGCGCTGGGCGTACCGGTCGATCGACTGCGGATCGTCGGCCCGGACACCTCGCTGACGCCGGATTGCGGCCGCACGTCGGCTTCGCGCCAGACGTTCGTCACCGGTCGGGCGGCCTTCCTGGCCGGAACGGCGCTGCGCCATCGGCTGCTCGCACTGGCAGGCGCGGCACCCGATGCACGGATTTCGTCCGATACGCGCGGCATTGCCGTCGACGGCAATGCACTGGACCTGCGGACGCTACCGGTCGATGCAAACGGCTACGTCGTCGCGGCGGAAGAAAGCTTCGATCCCCCCACGACGTCGCTCGATGCGTCAGGGCAAGGCACGCCTTACGCAACCTACGCGTTCGGCGCGCAGATAGCCGAAGTCGCGGTGGACTGCGAGAGCGGGCGCGTCCGGGTACTCAAGGTCGTGGCCGCACACGACGTCGGCAGAATGGTCAATCCGACGCTGCTCGAAGGACAGGTCGAAGGCGCAGTGGCACAAGGTATCGGTATGGCGCTGATGGAGAAATATCACCCCGGGCAATACAACAATCTGCATGACTACGTGATTCCGACGGTGCATGACATGCCCGACGTGCAGTCGATTTTCATCGAAGCGCCGACGGCCATCGGCCCCTACGGAGCAAAAGGCATTGGCGAGCCGGCGCTGGTCCCCACGGCTGCGGCCATCCTGAATGCCATCCATGACGCAACCGGCGTACGCGTCCGCGAAGCCCCCGCCACACCGGATGTCGTCCGTCTGGCGCTCGCGACCCGAAACCAGCCTTCAGGGCTTCGATAA